A single Salmo salar chromosome ssa19, Ssal_v3.1, whole genome shotgun sequence DNA region contains:
- the LOC106583976 gene encoding integrin beta-1 isoform X1, translated as MDLKLLLISTLLGFICYSSAQQDGNECIKANAKSCGECIQVGAKCGWCMDPEFLKQGEATSTRCDELESLRKRGCSSAKVENPRGSQRVLKDKVVTNRNKGEGNLRPEDITQIQPQKLTLSLRSGEPQSFNLKFKRAEDYPIDLYYLMDLSYSMKDDLENVKNLGTHLMLEMSKITTDFKIGFGSFVEKTVMPYISTTPAKLLNPCTGDQNCTSPFSYKNVLKLTSNGQEFNTLVGQQQISGNLDSPEGGFDAIMQVAVCGEHIGWRNVTRLLVFSTDAGFHFAGDGKLGGIVLPNDGKCHLENDMYTMSHYYDYPSIAHLVQKLSDNNIQTIFAITEEFQPVYMELKNLIPKSAVGTLSANSSNVINLIIDAYNSLSSEVILENSKLPEGVTIMYQSRCKNGVTGEGEMGRKCSNISIGDEVFFIISITAKQCPKMGKPETIKIKPLGFNEEVEITLNFICECDCHKHGIENSEICHNGNGTYECGACRCNEGRIGRQCECSTNEVTSEDLDKSCRKDNGTDICSNNGDCVCGTCECKKRENPEERYSGKFCECDNFNCDRSNNKLCGGHGHCECRVCICDANWTGSACDCSLDTTTCLASNKQICNGRGTCECGTCKCTDPKFQGPSCEICPTCPGVCTEHKECVQCRAFGTGEKKDTCERDCSYFNLIKVKDRGKLPQPGQAFPLMHCKERDANDCWFYYTYAVNNKTEKEVHVVETLDCPAGPDIIPIVAGVVAGIVLIGLALLLIWKLLMIIHDRREFAKFEKEKMNAKWDTQENPIYKSPINKFQNPNYGHKAVVL; from the exons ATGGGAACGAGTGCATCAAGGCTAATGCCAAATCCTGTGGGGAGTGTATTCAAGTGGGAGCAAAATGTGGCTGGTGCATGGACCCA GAGTTCCTGAAGCAGGGTGAGGCCACATCGACCCGCTGTGACGAGCTGGAGTCCCTGAGGAAGAGAGGTTGCAGCTCCGCCAAGGTAGAGAACCCCCGAGGCAGCCAGCGGGTCCTGAAGGACAAGGTTGTGACCAACCGCAACAAGGGAGAAGGGAATCTCCGACCAGAGGACATCACACAGATCCAGCCACAGAAACTCACCCTCAGCCTCAGATCTG GTGAACCCCAGTCTTTTAACCTGAAGTTCAAACGGGCCGAGGATTACCCCATTGACCTCTACTACCTGATGGACCTGTCCTACTCCATGAAGGACGATCTGGAAAACGTCAAGAACCTGGGAACACATCTGATGCTAGAGATGTCAAAGATCACGACTGATTTTAAAATCG GTTTTGGTTCCTTTGTAGAGAAGACGGTGATGCCTTACATTAGCACCACCCCAGCCAAGCTGCTGAACCCCTGTACTGGGGACCAGAACTGCACCAGTCCCTTCAGCTACAAGAACGTCCTGAAGCTGACCAGCAATGGACAGGAGTTCAACACCCTGGTGGGACAACAGCAGATCTCTGGAAACCTGGACTCACCAGAGGGAGGCTTCGATGCCATCATGcaagtggctgtgtgtggt gAGCACATTGGCTGGAGGAATGTCACCCGTCTGCTGGTGTTCTCCACTGATGCTGGCTTCCACTTTGCTGGAGACGGGAAACTGGGAGGGATAGTTCTGCCCAACGATGGGAAATGTCACCTGGAGAACGACATGTACACAATGAGCCACTACTAT GACTACCCCTCCATCGCTCACCTGGTTCAGAAACTGAGCGACAACAACATCCAGACGATCTTTGCCATCACAGAGGAGTtccagcctgtttacatg GAGTTAAAGAATCTCATTCCTAAATCTGCGGTGGGGACACTCTCTGCCAACTCCAGCAATGTTATCAACCTCATTATTGATGCCTACAAT TCTCTTTCCTCAGAGGTGATTCTGGAGAACAGCAAGCTACCAGAGGGAGTGACCATAATGTACCAGTCACGCTGCAAGAACGGAGTGACTggtgagggagagatgggaagaaAATGCTCCAATATCTCCATCGGTGACGAG GTGTTTTTCATCATAAGCATCACAGCTAAGCAGTGTCCTAAAATGGGCAAACCAGAGACCATCAAGATCAAACCCCTAGGGTTCAATGAGGAGGTGGAGATCACTCTGAACTTCATCTGCGAGTGTGACTGTCACAAACATGGCATTGAGAACAGTGAGATCTGCCACAACGGCAACGGGACATATGAATGTGGAGCCTGCAG GTGCAATGAGGGCCGTATTGGTAGACAGTGTGAGTGCAGCACCAACGAGGTGACCAGCGAAGACCTGGATAAGAGCTGCCGTAAAGACAACGGTACAGACATCTGCAGCAACAAcggagactgtgtgtgtggaacCTGTGAGTGTAAGAAGAGAGAGAACCCAGAGGAACGCTACAGTGGGAAGTTCTGCGAGTGTGACAACTTCAACTGTGACCGCTCCAACAACAAACTCTGTGGAG gACATGGTCACTGTGAGTGTAGGGTGTGTATATGTGATGCCAACTGGACAGGCAGTGCCTGTGACTGTTCTCTGGACACCACGACCTGCCTGGCTTCCAACAAGCAGATCTGTAACGGACGAGGCACCTGTGAGTGTGGCACCTGCAAGTGTACTGACCCAAAGTTCCAGGGCCCCAGCTGTGAGATCTGTCCTACCTGTCCAGGGGTCTGCACAGAACACAA GGAGTGTGTTCAGTGCAGGGCCTTTGGGACGGGGGAGAAGAAGGACACGTGTGAGAGAGACTGTAGCTACTTCAACCTGATCAAGGTGAAGGACAGGGGCAAGCTGCCTCAGCCAGGACAGGCTTTCCCCCTGATGCACTGTAAGGAGAGGGATGCCAACGACTGCTGGTTCTACTACACCTACGCTGTCAACAACAAGACAGAGAAGGAGGTCCATGTGGTGGAAACACTAG ACTGCCCTGCGGGCCCTGACATCATCCCCATCGTAGCTGGCGTGGTGGCGGGCATTGTGCTGATAGGCCTGGCTTTGCTTCTCATCTGGAAGCTGCTGATGATCATCCACGACAGGAGAGAGTTCGCCAAGTTTGAGAAGGAGAAGATGAATGCTAAATGGGACACG CAAGAGAATCCCATTTACAAGAGCCCTATTAATAAGTTCCAGAATCCGAACTATGGACATAAAGCTGTGGTTCTATAA
- the LOC106583976 gene encoding integrin beta-1 isoform X2, giving the protein MDLKLLLISTLLGFICYSSAQQDGNECIKANAKSCGECIQVGAKCGWCMDPEFLKQGEATSTRCDELESLRKRGCSSAKVENPRGSQRVLKDKVVTNRNKGEGNLRPEDITQIQPQKLTLSLRSGEPQSFNLKFKRAEDYPIDLYYLMDLSYSMKDDLENVKNLGTHLMLEMSKITTDFKIGFGSFVEKTVMPYISTTPAKLLNPCTGDQNCTSPFSYKNVLKLTSNGQEFNTLVGQQQISGNLDSPEGGFDAIMQVAVCGEHIGWRNVTRLLVFSTDAGFHFAGDGKLGGIVLPNDGKCHLENDMYTMSHYYDYPSIAHLVQKLSDNNIQTIFAITEEFQPVYMELKNLIPKSAVGTLSANSSNVINLIIDAYNSLSSEVILENSKLPEGVTIMYQSRCKNGVTGEGEMGRKCSNISIGDEVFFIISITAKQCPKMGKPETIKIKPLGFNEEVEITLNFICECDCHKHGIENSEICHNGNGTYECGACRCNEGRIGRQCECSTNEVTSEDLDKSCRKDNGTDICSNNGDCVCGTCECKKRENPEERYSGKFCECDNFNCDRSNNKLCGGHGHCECRVCICDANWTGSACDCSLDTTTCLASNKQICNGRGTCECGTCKCTDPKFQGPSCEICPTCPGVCTEHKECVQCRAFGTGEKKDTCERDCSYFNLIKVKDRGKLPQPGQAFPLMHCKERDANDCWFYYTYAVNNKTEKEVHVVETLDCPAGPDIIPIVAGVVAGIVLIGLALLLIWKLLMIIHDRREFAKFEKEKMNAKWDTGENPIYKSAVTTVVNPKYEGK; this is encoded by the exons ATGGGAACGAGTGCATCAAGGCTAATGCCAAATCCTGTGGGGAGTGTATTCAAGTGGGAGCAAAATGTGGCTGGTGCATGGACCCA GAGTTCCTGAAGCAGGGTGAGGCCACATCGACCCGCTGTGACGAGCTGGAGTCCCTGAGGAAGAGAGGTTGCAGCTCCGCCAAGGTAGAGAACCCCCGAGGCAGCCAGCGGGTCCTGAAGGACAAGGTTGTGACCAACCGCAACAAGGGAGAAGGGAATCTCCGACCAGAGGACATCACACAGATCCAGCCACAGAAACTCACCCTCAGCCTCAGATCTG GTGAACCCCAGTCTTTTAACCTGAAGTTCAAACGGGCCGAGGATTACCCCATTGACCTCTACTACCTGATGGACCTGTCCTACTCCATGAAGGACGATCTGGAAAACGTCAAGAACCTGGGAACACATCTGATGCTAGAGATGTCAAAGATCACGACTGATTTTAAAATCG GTTTTGGTTCCTTTGTAGAGAAGACGGTGATGCCTTACATTAGCACCACCCCAGCCAAGCTGCTGAACCCCTGTACTGGGGACCAGAACTGCACCAGTCCCTTCAGCTACAAGAACGTCCTGAAGCTGACCAGCAATGGACAGGAGTTCAACACCCTGGTGGGACAACAGCAGATCTCTGGAAACCTGGACTCACCAGAGGGAGGCTTCGATGCCATCATGcaagtggctgtgtgtggt gAGCACATTGGCTGGAGGAATGTCACCCGTCTGCTGGTGTTCTCCACTGATGCTGGCTTCCACTTTGCTGGAGACGGGAAACTGGGAGGGATAGTTCTGCCCAACGATGGGAAATGTCACCTGGAGAACGACATGTACACAATGAGCCACTACTAT GACTACCCCTCCATCGCTCACCTGGTTCAGAAACTGAGCGACAACAACATCCAGACGATCTTTGCCATCACAGAGGAGTtccagcctgtttacatg GAGTTAAAGAATCTCATTCCTAAATCTGCGGTGGGGACACTCTCTGCCAACTCCAGCAATGTTATCAACCTCATTATTGATGCCTACAAT TCTCTTTCCTCAGAGGTGATTCTGGAGAACAGCAAGCTACCAGAGGGAGTGACCATAATGTACCAGTCACGCTGCAAGAACGGAGTGACTggtgagggagagatgggaagaaAATGCTCCAATATCTCCATCGGTGACGAG GTGTTTTTCATCATAAGCATCACAGCTAAGCAGTGTCCTAAAATGGGCAAACCAGAGACCATCAAGATCAAACCCCTAGGGTTCAATGAGGAGGTGGAGATCACTCTGAACTTCATCTGCGAGTGTGACTGTCACAAACATGGCATTGAGAACAGTGAGATCTGCCACAACGGCAACGGGACATATGAATGTGGAGCCTGCAG GTGCAATGAGGGCCGTATTGGTAGACAGTGTGAGTGCAGCACCAACGAGGTGACCAGCGAAGACCTGGATAAGAGCTGCCGTAAAGACAACGGTACAGACATCTGCAGCAACAAcggagactgtgtgtgtggaacCTGTGAGTGTAAGAAGAGAGAGAACCCAGAGGAACGCTACAGTGGGAAGTTCTGCGAGTGTGACAACTTCAACTGTGACCGCTCCAACAACAAACTCTGTGGAG gACATGGTCACTGTGAGTGTAGGGTGTGTATATGTGATGCCAACTGGACAGGCAGTGCCTGTGACTGTTCTCTGGACACCACGACCTGCCTGGCTTCCAACAAGCAGATCTGTAACGGACGAGGCACCTGTGAGTGTGGCACCTGCAAGTGTACTGACCCAAAGTTCCAGGGCCCCAGCTGTGAGATCTGTCCTACCTGTCCAGGGGTCTGCACAGAACACAA GGAGTGTGTTCAGTGCAGGGCCTTTGGGACGGGGGAGAAGAAGGACACGTGTGAGAGAGACTGTAGCTACTTCAACCTGATCAAGGTGAAGGACAGGGGCAAGCTGCCTCAGCCAGGACAGGCTTTCCCCCTGATGCACTGTAAGGAGAGGGATGCCAACGACTGCTGGTTCTACTACACCTACGCTGTCAACAACAAGACAGAGAAGGAGGTCCATGTGGTGGAAACACTAG ACTGCCCTGCGGGCCCTGACATCATCCCCATCGTAGCTGGCGTGGTGGCGGGCATTGTGCTGATAGGCCTGGCTTTGCTTCTCATCTGGAAGCTGCTGATGATCATCCACGACAGGAGAGAGTTCGCCAAGTTTGAGAAGGAGAAGATGAATGCTAAATGGGACACG GGCGAAAACCCTATCTACAAGAGTGCTGTTACGACAGTGGTCAACCCCAAATATGAAGGCAAATGA
- the LOC106583976 gene encoding integrin beta-1 isoform X3 — MDLSYSMKDDLENVKNLGTHLMLEMSKITTDFKIGFGSFVEKTVMPYISTTPAKLLNPCTGDQNCTSPFSYKNVLKLTSNGQEFNTLVGQQQISGNLDSPEGGFDAIMQVAVCGEHIGWRNVTRLLVFSTDAGFHFAGDGKLGGIVLPNDGKCHLENDMYTMSHYYDYPSIAHLVQKLSDNNIQTIFAITEEFQPVYMELKNLIPKSAVGTLSANSSNVINLIIDAYNSLSSEVILENSKLPEGVTIMYQSRCKNGVTGEGEMGRKCSNISIGDEVFFIISITAKQCPKMGKPETIKIKPLGFNEEVEITLNFICECDCHKHGIENSEICHNGNGTYECGACRCNEGRIGRQCECSTNEVTSEDLDKSCRKDNGTDICSNNGDCVCGTCECKKRENPEERYSGKFCECDNFNCDRSNNKLCGGHGHCECRVCICDANWTGSACDCSLDTTTCLASNKQICNGRGTCECGTCKCTDPKFQGPSCEICPTCPGVCTEHKECVQCRAFGTGEKKDTCERDCSYFNLIKVKDRGKLPQPGQAFPLMHCKERDANDCWFYYTYAVNNKTEKEVHVVETLDCPAGPDIIPIVAGVVAGIVLIGLALLLIWKLLMIIHDRREFAKFEKEKMNAKWDTQENPIYKSPINKFQNPNYGHKAVVL, encoded by the exons ATGGACCTGTCCTACTCCATGAAGGACGATCTGGAAAACGTCAAGAACCTGGGAACACATCTGATGCTAGAGATGTCAAAGATCACGACTGATTTTAAAATCG GTTTTGGTTCCTTTGTAGAGAAGACGGTGATGCCTTACATTAGCACCACCCCAGCCAAGCTGCTGAACCCCTGTACTGGGGACCAGAACTGCACCAGTCCCTTCAGCTACAAGAACGTCCTGAAGCTGACCAGCAATGGACAGGAGTTCAACACCCTGGTGGGACAACAGCAGATCTCTGGAAACCTGGACTCACCAGAGGGAGGCTTCGATGCCATCATGcaagtggctgtgtgtggt gAGCACATTGGCTGGAGGAATGTCACCCGTCTGCTGGTGTTCTCCACTGATGCTGGCTTCCACTTTGCTGGAGACGGGAAACTGGGAGGGATAGTTCTGCCCAACGATGGGAAATGTCACCTGGAGAACGACATGTACACAATGAGCCACTACTAT GACTACCCCTCCATCGCTCACCTGGTTCAGAAACTGAGCGACAACAACATCCAGACGATCTTTGCCATCACAGAGGAGTtccagcctgtttacatg GAGTTAAAGAATCTCATTCCTAAATCTGCGGTGGGGACACTCTCTGCCAACTCCAGCAATGTTATCAACCTCATTATTGATGCCTACAAT TCTCTTTCCTCAGAGGTGATTCTGGAGAACAGCAAGCTACCAGAGGGAGTGACCATAATGTACCAGTCACGCTGCAAGAACGGAGTGACTggtgagggagagatgggaagaaAATGCTCCAATATCTCCATCGGTGACGAG GTGTTTTTCATCATAAGCATCACAGCTAAGCAGTGTCCTAAAATGGGCAAACCAGAGACCATCAAGATCAAACCCCTAGGGTTCAATGAGGAGGTGGAGATCACTCTGAACTTCATCTGCGAGTGTGACTGTCACAAACATGGCATTGAGAACAGTGAGATCTGCCACAACGGCAACGGGACATATGAATGTGGAGCCTGCAG GTGCAATGAGGGCCGTATTGGTAGACAGTGTGAGTGCAGCACCAACGAGGTGACCAGCGAAGACCTGGATAAGAGCTGCCGTAAAGACAACGGTACAGACATCTGCAGCAACAAcggagactgtgtgtgtggaacCTGTGAGTGTAAGAAGAGAGAGAACCCAGAGGAACGCTACAGTGGGAAGTTCTGCGAGTGTGACAACTTCAACTGTGACCGCTCCAACAACAAACTCTGTGGAG gACATGGTCACTGTGAGTGTAGGGTGTGTATATGTGATGCCAACTGGACAGGCAGTGCCTGTGACTGTTCTCTGGACACCACGACCTGCCTGGCTTCCAACAAGCAGATCTGTAACGGACGAGGCACCTGTGAGTGTGGCACCTGCAAGTGTACTGACCCAAAGTTCCAGGGCCCCAGCTGTGAGATCTGTCCTACCTGTCCAGGGGTCTGCACAGAACACAA GGAGTGTGTTCAGTGCAGGGCCTTTGGGACGGGGGAGAAGAAGGACACGTGTGAGAGAGACTGTAGCTACTTCAACCTGATCAAGGTGAAGGACAGGGGCAAGCTGCCTCAGCCAGGACAGGCTTTCCCCCTGATGCACTGTAAGGAGAGGGATGCCAACGACTGCTGGTTCTACTACACCTACGCTGTCAACAACAAGACAGAGAAGGAGGTCCATGTGGTGGAAACACTAG ACTGCCCTGCGGGCCCTGACATCATCCCCATCGTAGCTGGCGTGGTGGCGGGCATTGTGCTGATAGGCCTGGCTTTGCTTCTCATCTGGAAGCTGCTGATGATCATCCACGACAGGAGAGAGTTCGCCAAGTTTGAGAAGGAGAAGATGAATGCTAAATGGGACACG CAAGAGAATCCCATTTACAAGAGCCCTATTAATAAGTTCCAGAATCCGAACTATGGACATAAAGCTGTGGTTCTATAA